From Candidatus Tanganyikabacteria bacterium, the proteins below share one genomic window:
- a CDS encoding TetR/AcrR family transcriptional regulator, giving the protein MDHATGRLNADERKAQILRCATKVFAKSNYRVAGIAEIAKEAGISEPTVYKYFPSKKQLFLEILQKVGEVTLRQWQDLAASEPDATSALKKIAKTQFEATISRPELLKVQFQALSESDDEEIRGLLRDNFASYVAFLVETVRLGQSQGRIDQGVDVGAMAWNILAIGFTLNLTSLLELSHELSFEKLEKIGDMLLFAASPATRASSGV; this is encoded by the coding sequence ATGGACCACGCAACCGGGCGCCTCAACGCGGATGAGCGCAAGGCGCAGATCCTGCGCTGCGCGACGAAGGTCTTCGCGAAGTCCAACTACCGCGTCGCGGGCATAGCCGAGATCGCCAAGGAAGCGGGCATCTCCGAGCCGACCGTGTACAAGTACTTCCCGTCCAAGAAGCAGTTGTTCCTGGAGATCCTCCAGAAGGTCGGCGAGGTGACGTTGCGGCAGTGGCAGGATCTCGCGGCTTCCGAACCGGACGCGACGTCCGCGCTCAAGAAGATCGCCAAGACGCAGTTCGAGGCGACCATCAGCCGGCCCGAGCTGCTCAAGGTCCAGTTCCAGGCCCTGTCCGAGTCCGACGACGAGGAGATCCGCGGGTTGCTGCGGGACAACTTCGCGTCGTACGTCGCCTTCCTGGTCGAGACCGTGCGCCTCGGCCAAAGCCAGGGTCGCATCGACCAGGGCGTCGACGTCGGCGCCATGGCCTGGAACATCCTGGCCATCGGTTTCACCCTCAATCTCACGTCGCTGCTGGAGCTGTCCCACGAGCTGTCATTCGAGAAACTCGAGAAGATCGGCGACATGCTGCTCTTCGCGGCTTCGCCGGCCACGCGTGCGAGTTCCGGAGTCTAG
- a CDS encoding dual specificity protein phosphatase family protein yields the protein MPHKLYPFALALTLGLAACGAPPQTATRLGASVSPAQSERILSESEHERYAARDTDELTDDPLSEEGLWPSPPPGDLGNFGEVNDRLFRGARPTEKGMQMLKEKGVSLIVNLENDKKAVTTERLLAQKYGIGFKSIPMGIFLPPKLAKIDEFLALAQNPASGKIYFHCMQGRDRTGTMAFCYRVKADRWTTDKAYAEMKSYHFHKYLLGLNAFVHWYGAKYGPGSAASAPKQPEPAALAAF from the coding sequence ATGCCCCATAAGCTATACCCGTTCGCGCTCGCCCTGACCCTCGGTCTGGCGGCATGCGGCGCGCCGCCCCAGACGGCGACCCGCCTGGGCGCAAGCGTGAGCCCGGCGCAGTCCGAGCGCATCCTCAGCGAATCCGAGCACGAGCGGTACGCGGCGCGGGACACCGACGAACTCACCGACGATCCGTTGAGCGAGGAAGGCTTGTGGCCCTCGCCGCCGCCCGGCGATCTCGGCAATTTCGGCGAGGTCAACGATCGCCTGTTCCGCGGCGCACGCCCCACCGAGAAGGGCATGCAGATGCTCAAGGAGAAGGGCGTCTCGCTGATCGTAAACCTCGAAAACGACAAGAAGGCGGTCACGACCGAACGCCTCCTGGCCCAGAAGTACGGTATCGGCTTCAAGAGCATCCCGATGGGGATCTTCCTGCCTCCCAAGCTAGCAAAGATCGACGAGTTCCTGGCCCTGGCGCAGAATCCGGCCAGCGGCAAGATCTACTTCCACTGCATGCAAGGCCGCGACCGTACCGGCACGATGGCTTTCTGCTACCGCGTCAAGGCGGATCGCTGGACCACCGACAAGGCCTACGCGGAGATGAAGAGCTACCACTTCCACAAGTACCTGCTCGGGCTGAATGCCTTCGTGCACTGGTACGGGGCCAAGTACGGCCCGGGAAGCGCCGCGTCAGCGCCCAAACAGCCCGAACCAGCCGCGCTTGCGGCCTTCTAG
- a CDS encoding 3-hydroxybutyryl-CoA dehydrogenase — MEIKKVGVIGGGAMGAGIAHVAALAGLSVVIKEIDQGLADKGVKTARDAFDRRVAKGTMEAADAEAGKARLSGTADYASLSDVDLVIEAVIEKLDLKKTVFAELDRVTPPHAILASNTSALPITELGRATGRAALVGGLHFFNPAQTMKLVEVIRGADTSDATTRALLEFCKTISKRPVLINRDTAGFLVNRLLLRYFDEAAMALQENGAAAARTIDELMVAGGFPMGPFTLGDMVGNEVIKYVIDTLHAAFPDRFPVPTLLVRMAEEGRWGQKKGAGFYTYAEGSDPDWLDRTIEEIRKAEGLQPSKLSFERFIRAMIDEAERMIAEGLVAREDVDIAMQLGTGMKLGPLAIADSLAAGAGAGS; from the coding sequence ATGGAAATCAAGAAGGTCGGGGTCATCGGCGGCGGCGCAATGGGCGCCGGCATCGCCCACGTGGCGGCCCTTGCGGGGCTGAGCGTCGTCATCAAGGAAATCGACCAGGGGCTTGCCGACAAGGGCGTCAAGACCGCCCGCGACGCCTTCGACCGCCGCGTCGCCAAGGGCACCATGGAAGCCGCCGACGCCGAGGCCGGCAAGGCGCGCTTGTCCGGCACCGCCGACTACGCATCGCTCTCCGACGTGGACCTGGTGATCGAGGCGGTGATAGAGAAGCTCGACCTCAAGAAGACCGTCTTCGCCGAACTCGACCGCGTGACGCCTCCCCACGCCATCCTGGCTTCCAACACCAGCGCGCTGCCCATCACCGAACTCGGGCGCGCCACGGGCCGCGCCGCCCTGGTCGGCGGCCTGCACTTCTTCAACCCCGCCCAGACGATGAAGCTCGTGGAGGTCATCCGCGGCGCCGACACGTCCGACGCGACCACCCGGGCGCTGCTGGAGTTCTGCAAGACCATATCCAAGCGCCCCGTGCTGATCAACCGCGACACGGCCGGCTTCCTGGTCAATCGCCTGCTGCTGCGCTACTTCGACGAGGCTGCCATGGCCCTCCAGGAGAATGGCGCCGCCGCCGCCAGGACCATCGACGAACTCATGGTCGCGGGCGGCTTCCCCATGGGGCCGTTCACGCTGGGCGATATGGTCGGCAACGAGGTCATCAAGTACGTCATCGACACCCTCCACGCGGCATTCCCCGACCGCTTCCCGGTCCCCACGCTGCTCGTCCGGATGGCCGAGGAGGGTCGCTGGGGCCAGAAGAAGGGCGCCGGCTTCTATACCTACGCCGAAGGCAGCGATCCGGATTGGCTCGATCGCACGATCGAGGAGATCCGCAAGGCCGAAGGTTTGCAGCCGAGCAAGCTCTCGTTCGAGCGCTTCATCCGGGCGATGATCGACGAGGCCGAGCGCATGATCGCCGAAGGACTGGTCGCCCGCGAGGACGTGGACATCGCGATGCAACTGGGCACCGGCATGAAGCTGGGGCCCCTGGCCATCGCAGACAGCCTCGCGGCAGGGGCGGGCGCCGGCTCCTGA